One window of the Rhodococcus sovatensis genome contains the following:
- a CDS encoding IS1380 family transposase: MSKSTSPYPALSVDATGGGIVSHAGAVTLLRTADATGLTAALSGQLSLWRKPLAQFDPGKIITDLAVSLALGGDCLADIATLREHTAVFGKVPSDPTVSRLIATLAADAPAVLTAIDTARAAARAAAWKHAGKDAPDHGITADNPIVIDLDATLVTAHSDKQLAAPTYKRGYGFHPLLAFVDHGQAGTGEPLAALLRAGNAGSNTAADHIAVTRAALAQLPFTTGGRPGKKVLVRTDGAGASHVFMSWLHRQRVSYSIGFGLTDAMVAALGEVPDTAWSVAVDADEKVRDGAWVIDATGVLDLGAWPPGMRVVIRKERPHPGAQLRFTDTDGLRLTAFATNTVRGQVQVLELRHRRRARCEDRIRIAKDTGLSNLPLHGFDQNRIWLAIVALALDLTAWTQMLGFTDHDARRWEPKRLRLRIFSVAGRIAHHARRIHLRLSKNATWSDLIVTALNRLAALTAPA; the protein is encoded by the coding sequence GTGAGTAAGTCTACGTCGCCCTACCCCGCCCTGTCTGTCGATGCCACCGGAGGCGGCATCGTGTCGCACGCCGGAGCGGTGACACTGCTCCGAACCGCGGACGCTACCGGGCTCACCGCAGCGTTGTCCGGGCAGCTTTCGTTGTGGCGGAAACCGTTGGCGCAGTTCGACCCCGGCAAAATCATCACCGACCTCGCCGTGTCGTTGGCGCTCGGTGGTGACTGCCTCGCCGACATCGCGACCCTGCGCGAACACACCGCCGTGTTCGGGAAAGTACCCTCCGACCCAACCGTCTCCAGACTGATCGCAACCTTGGCCGCAGATGCCCCTGCAGTCCTGACCGCCATCGACACTGCCCGAGCAGCCGCTCGCGCCGCAGCATGGAAACATGCCGGCAAGGACGCACCCGATCACGGCATCACCGCAGACAACCCGATCGTGATCGACCTCGACGCCACCCTCGTCACCGCCCACTCCGACAAACAGCTCGCCGCACCAACATACAAGCGCGGGTATGGCTTTCACCCACTCCTCGCCTTCGTCGATCACGGGCAGGCAGGGACGGGCGAGCCCCTCGCAGCACTGCTGCGCGCCGGCAACGCCGGCTCGAACACCGCCGCCGACCACATCGCCGTCACCCGCGCGGCGCTCGCACAACTGCCGTTCACCACCGGCGGCCGCCCCGGCAAGAAGGTACTGGTCCGCACCGATGGAGCGGGAGCCAGCCATGTCTTCATGTCGTGGTTGCATCGGCAGCGGGTGTCGTATTCGATCGGGTTCGGGCTCACCGACGCCATGGTCGCCGCACTGGGCGAGGTCCCCGACACTGCGTGGTCGGTCGCGGTCGACGCCGATGAGAAGGTCCGCGACGGTGCCTGGGTGATTGACGCGACCGGTGTCCTCGACCTCGGGGCATGGCCGCCGGGGATGCGTGTGGTGATCAGGAAGGAGCGCCCGCATCCGGGTGCTCAATTGCGTTTCACCGATACCGACGGACTGCGGCTCACTGCGTTCGCCACGAACACAGTCCGTGGTCAAGTTCAGGTTCTCGAACTGCGGCACCGTCGCCGTGCACGCTGCGAGGACCGGATCCGTATCGCGAAAGATACTGGGCTGAGCAATCTTCCGTTGCACGGGTTCGATCAGAATCGGATCTGGCTTGCCATCGTCGCTCTCGCACTCGACCTGACCGCGTGGACTCAGATGCTCGGTTTCACCGATCACGACGCTCGCAGGTGGGAGCCGAAACGGCTACGGTTGCGGATTTTTTCCGTCGCCGGACGCATCGCCCACCATGCCCGCCGCATCCACCTGCGACTGTCGAAAAATGCGACCTGGTCCGACCTGATCGTCACCGCACTGAACCGGTTGGCGGCACTGACCGCACCCGCCTGA
- the gabT gene encoding 4-aminobutyrate--2-oxoglutarate transaminase — translation MGGPLLSQRRNLVTEIPGPESQTLMRRKKAAVAAGVGHVVPVSIVAAGGGILIDVDGNSLIDLGSGIAVTGVGNSAPAVVEAITRQAQLFTHTCFTVTPYDGYVAVAEKLNSITPGHHEKRTALFNTGSEAVENSIKMARSFTNKHAVVVFDHAFHGRTNLTMGMTAKNVPYKNGFGPFAPEIHRVPTSYPFRDGLGGVEAADIALLQIDRQIGASNLAAIVIEPIQGEGGFIEPARGFLPALCEWAAANGVVFILDEVQTGFARTGDLFAADDESLVPDLIVTGKGIAGGLPLAAVTGRAEIMNSPRPGGIGGTFAGNPISCAAALATIETYEKDDLAGRAREVGTIIDEVFSELGESDDRIGDIRGRGAMKAIEIVHSGSTDPNPLLTGSVAAFAAQHGVVVLTCGTYGNVIRFLPPLTISDDLLREGLRVVVDGFRANSQSQFTDERNS, via the coding sequence ATGGGTGGTCCGCTTCTATCGCAGCGTCGCAACCTCGTGACCGAAATCCCCGGACCCGAATCGCAAACGCTCATGCGTCGAAAGAAAGCGGCCGTTGCAGCCGGTGTCGGACACGTTGTACCGGTATCGATAGTTGCGGCCGGAGGCGGAATTTTGATCGATGTCGACGGCAATTCTCTGATCGACCTCGGCTCGGGCATTGCCGTAACGGGAGTCGGAAACTCAGCCCCGGCCGTTGTCGAAGCCATCACTCGCCAAGCACAGCTGTTCACACACACCTGCTTCACCGTAACCCCATACGATGGCTACGTTGCGGTCGCGGAGAAGCTCAACTCCATCACCCCCGGGCACCACGAAAAACGCACAGCACTGTTCAATACCGGCTCCGAGGCCGTCGAAAATTCCATCAAAATGGCGCGCTCCTTCACCAACAAACATGCCGTCGTGGTGTTCGACCACGCGTTCCACGGCAGAACCAACCTCACCATGGGGATGACCGCGAAGAATGTGCCCTACAAGAACGGATTCGGTCCATTCGCACCCGAAATCCACCGCGTGCCAACCTCATACCCATTTCGTGACGGACTTGGAGGGGTAGAAGCGGCCGACATCGCGCTCCTGCAGATCGACCGACAGATCGGCGCTTCCAATCTCGCTGCCATCGTCATCGAGCCCATTCAAGGCGAAGGCGGCTTCATCGAACCCGCACGCGGGTTTCTGCCCGCTCTGTGTGAATGGGCAGCTGCGAACGGCGTCGTGTTCATCCTCGATGAGGTCCAAACTGGCTTTGCGCGTACCGGCGACCTCTTCGCTGCGGATGACGAGTCACTCGTACCCGACCTCATCGTGACCGGAAAAGGAATCGCGGGAGGATTGCCCCTGGCCGCGGTCACAGGACGTGCAGAAATCATGAATTCGCCACGACCTGGCGGAATCGGCGGCACCTTTGCCGGTAACCCGATCTCCTGCGCCGCAGCACTCGCCACGATCGAGACCTATGAGAAGGACGACCTCGCCGGTCGTGCGCGTGAAGTCGGGACGATCATCGATGAAGTCTTCTCCGAACTGGGGGAGTCGGACGACCGCATCGGCGACATCCGAGGTCGTGGCGCGATGAAGGCCATCGAAATAGTGCACTCCGGCAGCACCGATCCAAACCCCTTGCTGACAGGGTCCGTTGCAGCATTCGCCGCACAACACGGTGTCGTGGTCCTTACCTGCGGCACCTACGGAAACGTCATCCGGTTTCTTCCACCTCTGACGATTTCGGACGATCTGCTGCGCGAAGGTCTACGTGTCGTGGTCGACGGTTTTCGCGCGAATTCCCAATCACAATTCACCGACGAAAGAAACTCATGA
- a CDS encoding NAD-dependent succinate-semialdehyde dehydrogenase: MPSSSGATFTVEDPATGDTIKTIADATVDDAIRALDSAVAAQQEWAETPSRLRSDILRRAFDLLMERKEDFALLIALEMGKPIAEARGEVVYGGEFLRWFSEEAVRIHGDYRQNPEGTGSITVSHLPVGPCYFITPWNFPLAMATRKIAPALAAGCTAVIKPAELTPLTTIYLVQLLEEAGLPPGVVNVVPTSNPSAQSSALLVDPRLRKLSFTGSTAVGVKLLEAAAPNVLRTSMELGGNAPFLVFEDADLDRAVEGVMVAKFRNIGQACTAANRILVHDSVADEFARRVSEKVAMMKIGRGAEEGNDIGAMVDRKALAKTASLVADALRTGAVIVAGGQVVPGPGNFFQPTVIDKVGPDARLVGEEIFGPVLAITRFSSESEAVQSANDTEYGLVSYVYTENVGRSQRMIEKLETGMMGLNTGLVSNAAAPFGGIKQSGIGREGGFEGIREYLSTKYTLTPR; this comes from the coding sequence GTGCCATCGAGTTCGGGGGCGACCTTCACCGTCGAAGACCCCGCAACCGGAGATACGATCAAGACGATTGCAGATGCAACCGTCGACGACGCCATTCGAGCCCTCGACTCGGCCGTTGCGGCACAACAGGAATGGGCAGAGACTCCAAGCCGCCTGCGCTCGGACATTCTCCGCAGAGCTTTCGACTTGCTGATGGAGCGTAAAGAAGACTTTGCTCTGCTCATCGCCCTGGAAATGGGCAAGCCCATCGCCGAAGCGCGCGGTGAGGTCGTCTACGGTGGGGAATTCCTACGGTGGTTCTCCGAGGAAGCTGTGCGTATCCACGGCGACTATCGTCAGAACCCCGAAGGGACCGGCAGCATCACGGTGTCACACCTCCCCGTCGGACCGTGTTACTTCATCACACCGTGGAACTTCCCACTCGCGATGGCGACTCGGAAGATAGCTCCTGCACTCGCCGCAGGCTGTACGGCTGTTATCAAGCCGGCAGAGCTCACACCGCTCACCACCATCTACCTGGTGCAGCTGCTCGAAGAGGCCGGACTTCCGCCGGGTGTAGTAAACGTCGTGCCCACGTCCAACCCCAGCGCTCAATCCAGCGCATTGCTGGTGGATCCACGCCTTCGTAAGCTCAGCTTCACCGGTTCGACGGCTGTCGGTGTCAAACTGCTCGAAGCCGCTGCACCGAACGTATTACGCACTTCGATGGAGCTCGGCGGAAACGCACCGTTCCTGGTTTTCGAGGACGCAGATCTCGACCGAGCGGTCGAGGGAGTAATGGTCGCGAAATTCCGCAACATCGGCCAAGCGTGCACCGCCGCAAATCGCATCCTGGTCCATGATTCTGTTGCCGACGAATTCGCTCGTCGAGTGAGTGAGAAAGTTGCCATGATGAAGATCGGTCGTGGGGCCGAGGAAGGCAATGACATCGGGGCCATGGTCGACAGGAAAGCCCTTGCGAAGACTGCGAGTCTGGTCGCCGACGCGTTGAGGACCGGTGCCGTGATCGTCGCCGGTGGTCAGGTAGTCCCCGGGCCGGGGAACTTCTTTCAGCCGACAGTGATCGACAAGGTCGGGCCGGACGCACGATTGGTCGGCGAAGAGATATTCGGTCCTGTGCTGGCAATCACTCGCTTTTCTTCTGAGAGCGAAGCTGTGCAGAGTGCCAACGACACCGAATATGGACTGGTCAGCTATGTCTACACGGAGAACGTCGGTCGAAGTCAGCGAATGATAGAGAAACTCGAAACCGGGATGATGGGGCTCAACACCGGTTTGGTGTCCAATGCAGCAGCCCCATTCGGTGGAATCAAGCAATCTGGCATCGGGCGAGAAGGGGGATTCGAAGGGATCCGCGAATACTTGTCCACGAAGTACACGTTGACTCCTCGATGA
- a CDS encoding putative quinol monooxygenase has protein sequence MTKKAQGVSPTFRVVAEYWLTKDTADEVLGHLAQLATASRNEPANLGYGYFRNVENPLHVTILETYTDEAGFDAHKTSLHFQSIGKTKILPLLADRVVRTYTHGIQG, from the coding sequence ATGACCAAGAAAGCGCAGGGCGTTTCGCCGACGTTCCGCGTCGTCGCCGAATACTGGTTGACCAAGGACACTGCGGACGAGGTGCTCGGCCACTTGGCCCAGCTCGCTACGGCCAGCCGGAACGAACCGGCCAACCTTGGCTACGGATACTTCCGCAATGTCGAGAATCCACTGCACGTAACAATACTCGAGACGTACACCGATGAAGCCGGATTCGATGCCCACAAGACTTCGTTGCATTTCCAATCCATCGGCAAGACCAAGATCCTTCCGCTTCTCGCGGATCGCGTGGTACGCACCTACACCCATGGGATACAGGGGTGA
- a CDS encoding FAD-dependent oxidoreductase, with protein MFQSTDAIVVGAGVIGNSIAYELSARGYRVLVIDKEGGSGFGSTSASSAVIRFNYSTFDGMAAAWEAAQCWRSWPEHLGDLGSADLARFHECGMVFLDVDVAPRERTVRLFDQIGVKYELWDSKTLADRIPGIDVGSYYPPKPVDADAFYADTDTSLGAVFTPEAGFVDDPQLAAANLGAAAAAKGAVHSFRTRVTGIEQQASERWVLQLDNGVTVESPIVVNAAGPWSGALNALAGVGADFTVTVRPLRQEVHHVAAPKGYNQDARLGPMIADLDLGTYMRPEQGGGFLIGGTEPACDPLEWIDDPDGANPNRTAERFQAQVLRAARRLPNLSVPFQPKGMLACTTLLRTGPRSTTRPIGRASTSRWAPAGISSRTLLSPAG; from the coding sequence ATGTTCCAATCGACCGATGCGATAGTTGTAGGAGCCGGGGTGATCGGTAACTCCATCGCATACGAACTTTCTGCCCGCGGATACCGAGTTCTGGTGATCGACAAAGAAGGTGGCTCGGGGTTCGGTTCGACCAGTGCATCCAGCGCGGTCATACGATTCAACTACTCGACCTTCGACGGGATGGCCGCAGCGTGGGAGGCCGCGCAGTGCTGGAGAAGCTGGCCCGAGCATTTAGGCGACTTGGGCTCTGCGGACCTCGCGCGCTTCCATGAATGCGGCATGGTGTTTCTCGATGTAGACGTGGCCCCTCGTGAACGCACAGTTCGTCTGTTCGACCAGATCGGCGTGAAGTACGAGCTGTGGGACTCGAAGACGTTGGCCGATCGGATCCCAGGAATCGACGTCGGATCGTACTATCCACCGAAACCTGTTGATGCCGACGCGTTCTACGCCGACACGGACACCTCGCTCGGAGCTGTGTTCACGCCAGAGGCCGGCTTCGTCGACGATCCTCAACTCGCCGCTGCCAACCTCGGTGCTGCCGCGGCCGCGAAAGGGGCCGTCCATTCGTTTCGAACGAGAGTGACTGGTATTGAACAGCAGGCCTCCGAACGATGGGTCCTTCAACTGGACAACGGCGTAACTGTCGAATCCCCGATAGTTGTCAACGCCGCTGGGCCGTGGTCGGGCGCGCTCAATGCACTCGCGGGGGTAGGCGCGGATTTCACTGTCACCGTGCGCCCTCTTCGGCAAGAGGTACATCATGTCGCGGCGCCCAAGGGATACAACCAGGATGCACGACTCGGTCCGATGATCGCTGATCTCGACCTGGGAACATACATGCGGCCAGAGCAAGGCGGCGGCTTCTTGATCGGCGGTACCGAGCCTGCGTGCGACCCACTGGAATGGATCGATGATCCCGACGGGGCCAACCCGAACCGCACAGCCGAGCGATTCCAGGCTCAGGTCCTCAGGGCCGCCCGACGTCTTCCGAACTTGTCGGTACCGTTCCAGCCCAAAGGAATGCTGGCGTGTACGACGCTGCTTCGGACTGGACCCCGATCTACGACAAGACCGATCGGCCGGGCTTCTACGTCGCGATGGGCACCAGCGGGAATCAGTTCAAGAACGCTCCTGTCGCCGGCCGGATAA
- a CDS encoding ABC transporter ATP-binding protein, whose protein sequence is MIDRALRLVPDEYASLTPRLITVTAAQALSQAAAYCLLVPVLEALFDGDTGMAWFWTAIMAVVVAVMGVLTFLQATLGLRIAVGMQLGLQTRLGDKLNALPLGWFETQNAAQLSRIVVDNVREIQGAVAYLTAKLITSVLVPLGVAVGMLFVDWRIAVAMLIAAPVLFAVNRLGNRAFLRADERTHVAAAEAETRVVEFAQAQPILRAFGAVGSGNRALDCALEAQKKAATRNVVSAVTGVIVFGLVVQAVFLALTYVVVGQVTGGTVSAAAAIALIAVSARFIEPLNQAAQIGNALRSASASVDGASDLLAEPVLPEHDSPVALGAPEVVFESVSFGYDAESPVVSDVSFTVAPGTTTAIVGPSGAGKTTLLRLVARYADVDSGSIRVGGHDVRTQPTETLLNQLSLVFQNVYLFDRSIAENIRVGRPDASDADIRWAGAIARVDEIADRLPDGYDSPVGEGGTTLSGGERQRVSIARALLKDAPIVLLDEATSALDPHSEAVVIRGIHELTKDKTVIVVAHRLATIAHADQILFLDGGRIVEHGTHDELLALGSRYAGFWNERARSRGWRLDSAPA, encoded by the coding sequence ATGATAGACAGAGCCTTGCGCCTCGTTCCGGATGAGTACGCGTCCCTCACGCCCCGCTTGATCACGGTCACCGCCGCGCAGGCTCTGTCCCAAGCGGCCGCCTATTGCCTTTTGGTACCGGTACTCGAAGCTCTGTTCGACGGTGACACCGGAATGGCATGGTTCTGGACGGCAATCATGGCCGTCGTCGTCGCAGTGATGGGCGTTCTCACCTTTCTGCAAGCGACCCTCGGTCTACGGATTGCAGTGGGTATGCAACTTGGGCTCCAGACAAGGTTGGGCGACAAACTCAATGCACTGCCCCTCGGCTGGTTCGAGACGCAGAACGCTGCACAGCTGTCTCGAATCGTCGTGGACAACGTCCGGGAGATTCAAGGCGCCGTCGCATATCTGACCGCCAAACTCATCACGAGCGTCCTCGTCCCCCTCGGTGTGGCCGTCGGGATGTTGTTCGTCGACTGGCGGATAGCGGTCGCAATGCTCATTGCCGCACCGGTGTTGTTCGCGGTCAATCGGTTGGGCAATCGGGCGTTCCTTCGCGCCGACGAACGCACCCACGTCGCTGCTGCCGAAGCAGAGACTCGCGTGGTCGAATTCGCGCAGGCACAACCGATCCTTCGGGCATTCGGTGCAGTTGGCAGCGGGAACCGCGCTCTGGATTGCGCCTTGGAAGCGCAGAAGAAAGCTGCGACTCGTAACGTGGTCTCGGCGGTCACCGGAGTGATCGTGTTCGGACTGGTGGTGCAGGCGGTGTTCCTGGCGCTGACGTATGTGGTGGTCGGACAGGTCACCGGCGGCACCGTGTCCGCGGCAGCAGCCATCGCATTGATCGCGGTGAGTGCTCGCTTCATCGAACCGCTGAACCAGGCTGCGCAGATCGGCAATGCTCTACGGTCGGCGTCGGCCTCGGTCGATGGCGCATCCGATCTTCTGGCCGAACCCGTCCTGCCGGAGCATGATTCCCCCGTGGCGCTCGGCGCACCGGAAGTCGTGTTCGAGTCGGTCTCGTTCGGGTACGACGCCGAATCACCGGTCGTGTCGGACGTCAGCTTCACGGTCGCGCCGGGTACGACCACGGCAATCGTCGGGCCGAGCGGTGCAGGTAAGACAACACTTCTTCGGCTCGTCGCACGCTACGCCGACGTCGACTCGGGATCGATCCGAGTAGGTGGCCACGACGTACGTACACAACCGACGGAGACGCTGCTGAACCAGCTGTCGCTGGTGTTCCAGAACGTGTACCTCTTCGATCGTTCCATCGCGGAGAATATCCGCGTCGGCCGTCCCGACGCGTCGGACGCCGATATCCGCTGGGCAGGCGCGATCGCCCGCGTCGACGAGATCGCCGATCGTCTACCCGACGGGTACGACAGTCCTGTCGGTGAGGGTGGTACGACGTTGTCCGGTGGTGAGCGTCAACGAGTCTCGATCGCACGGGCGCTGCTCAAGGACGCGCCCATCGTTCTACTGGACGAGGCAACGAGCGCTTTGGATCCGCACAGCGAAGCCGTCGTCATCCGCGGTATCCACGAGCTGACCAAGGACAAGACGGTCATTGTCGTCGCACATCGGCTCGCGACCATTGCCCACGCGGACCAGATTTTGTTCCTCGACGGCGGCCGCATCGTCGAGCACGGCACACACGACGAACTCCTTGCGCTCGGCAGTCGCTATGCGGGCTTCTGGAACGAGCGCGCGCGGTCTCGTGGGTGGAGGTTGGATTCGGCGCCGGCCTGA
- a CDS encoding siderophore-interacting protein — protein sequence MGRGVEGIIMKAYKTDDYKLTVTARESITDKYIRVHFTGGGLLKNHPVHPTQWVRVWFDDGNGKESQRGYTLVKQNPEDDTFAIEFAVHYGAASKWAKTAEQGDVLEATLMKGNNGSSFALPEPAPSQLLIFGDTASLPAINTILDAIGDMPAKVWLEWQYESDPTLPVVAGENTEVTWLQRIDDGRLLREAAEEVSPAPGAFAWVACDGRTTRSIVKTLRTSHGFAKESIKSQAYWK from the coding sequence ATGGGTAGAGGAGTCGAAGGCATCATCATGAAGGCGTACAAGACGGACGACTACAAGTTGACCGTCACGGCGAGAGAATCGATCACCGACAAGTACATCCGTGTCCATTTCACCGGCGGGGGTCTGTTGAAGAACCACCCGGTGCATCCGACGCAGTGGGTGCGAGTGTGGTTCGACGACGGCAACGGCAAGGAGAGCCAACGCGGCTACACCTTGGTGAAGCAGAACCCCGAGGACGACACCTTCGCCATCGAGTTCGCGGTGCACTACGGCGCCGCGTCGAAGTGGGCAAAAACGGCCGAGCAGGGTGACGTTCTCGAGGCCACACTGATGAAGGGTAATAACGGGTCCAGCTTCGCCCTCCCTGAACCGGCGCCGTCGCAGCTCCTGATCTTCGGCGACACAGCCTCGTTGCCCGCGATCAACACCATCCTCGATGCGATCGGTGACATGCCCGCCAAGGTGTGGTTGGAATGGCAGTACGAATCGGACCCCACCTTGCCCGTAGTCGCCGGCGAGAATACCGAGGTGACCTGGCTGCAAAGAATCGACGACGGTCGACTGCTTCGCGAGGCAGCCGAGGAAGTCTCACCCGCGCCGGGAGCATTCGCCTGGGTCGCGTGCGACGGCAGGACGACGCGGTCGATCGTCAAGACCCTCAGGACCTCGCACGGGTTCGCCAAGGAATCGATCAAGTCGCAGGCCTACTGGAAGTAA
- a CDS encoding antitoxin Xre/MbcA/ParS toxin-binding domain-containing protein, with translation MVPSQGALAVKVTGLIDGLGLTQDEIGEIVDASARSVARWSSGGAVPQRLNKQRLIELSYVAEAVTEVLPRDHANLWMFTPNRLLDHDRPADRIHDGRYKDVLDLIEALADGVVM, from the coding sequence ATGGTGCCATCGCAGGGAGCTCTTGCGGTCAAAGTCACCGGTCTCATCGACGGGCTAGGCCTGACCCAGGATGAAATAGGTGAAATCGTCGACGCTTCGGCGCGATCAGTGGCCAGATGGTCCAGCGGCGGAGCGGTTCCGCAGCGATTGAACAAGCAAAGACTGATCGAGCTGTCGTACGTGGCCGAAGCGGTCACTGAAGTTTTGCCGCGCGATCACGCCAATCTGTGGATGTTCACCCCGAACCGGTTGCTCGACCATGATCGTCCTGCCGACCGGATTCACGATGGCCGATACAAGGATGTGCTCGATTTGATCGAGGCCCTCGCAGACGGTGTGGTGATGTGA
- a CDS encoding RES family NAD+ phosphorylase, producing the protein MSLELDDVVVERIDALGTSVFDGKAYRYTAVRRDPLSGAGARLYGGRWNPRGVFPAIYLAIPEAACMGEVQRAAAANQLDPHEMLQVPYLLHTLEVRDLAVLDLRTPEALGFVGLDPADIADDDWTACQAVGHAAWFLKVPAVIAPSATGQGHVLTLFETRLPPGAVHVTESRSLTPSLYDELSDISA; encoded by the coding sequence GTGAGCCTCGAACTCGATGACGTCGTCGTCGAGCGGATCGACGCTCTGGGAACGTCGGTATTCGATGGCAAGGCGTACAGATACACCGCTGTGCGTAGAGATCCGCTCTCCGGTGCAGGGGCGCGGCTGTATGGGGGGCGGTGGAATCCTCGCGGGGTTTTTCCGGCGATCTATCTCGCCATCCCGGAGGCGGCGTGCATGGGCGAGGTGCAGCGCGCGGCAGCAGCCAACCAGCTTGACCCGCACGAGATGTTGCAGGTCCCGTATCTGCTTCACACGCTCGAAGTTCGCGACCTTGCCGTACTCGATCTGCGCACGCCGGAGGCTCTCGGTTTCGTCGGGCTCGACCCGGCCGACATCGCTGACGACGACTGGACTGCGTGCCAAGCTGTCGGGCACGCCGCCTGGTTTTTGAAAGTCCCTGCGGTGATCGCTCCGTCGGCTACCGGTCAGGGTCATGTGTTGACGCTGTTCGAGACTCGGCTTCCTCCCGGTGCCGTGCATGTCACCGAGTCGCGCTCACTGACGCCGTCGCTGTACGACGAGTTATCCGACATCAGCGCGTGA
- a CDS encoding VOC family protein encodes MSQQHSPTFYHVCFVVPDIPAAMAELTELAQVQWNEPTAAVLEEWSYTIVFSRQFPFIELISGPPGSPWDATSGPRFDHLGWWSESLNSTACRWTTHGAEPRYDGRPAGRSFAYFFAPTIGENIEVVDTERQHDFLNNWTTPDARHPMPYLNEEDAP; translated from the coding sequence ATGAGTCAGCAGCACTCACCGACCTTCTATCACGTCTGCTTCGTCGTCCCCGACATACCCGCGGCCATGGCCGAGCTCACCGAACTAGCCCAGGTGCAATGGAACGAGCCCACGGCCGCGGTACTCGAAGAATGGTCGTACACGATCGTCTTCTCTAGGCAGTTTCCGTTCATCGAACTCATCAGCGGTCCGCCCGGAAGCCCCTGGGACGCCACCTCCGGACCACGGTTCGACCACCTTGGATGGTGGTCAGAATCTTTGAACTCCACGGCCTGTCGGTGGACAACTCATGGTGCGGAGCCACGTTACGACGGACGCCCCGCCGGCCGATCGTTCGCCTACTTCTTCGCCCCGACCATCGGCGAGAACATCGAAGTAGTCGACACCGAACGCCAACACGACTTCTTGAACAACTGGACAACACCGGACGCCCGACATCCCATGCCTTACCTGAACGAGGAGGATGCACCCTAG
- a CDS encoding MFS transporter — protein MTATTRTTDERSTLPLPALIVLSVIGFTTMLTETIPAGLLGDVGAALQTSDSVTGQLLTLYAAASMLAAIPLTTLTRSWPRKPLLIATVIGIAAANAVTAASSEFYLTAAARILGGVCAGIQWAMMAGYAMRMVDSTLKGRALSVAMAGIPIALAFGIPLGTILGSAVGWRGVFLVLVITGTVAGVLATLWLPRFDGETGTAKLSFKAVVLRPGLAVIVLCAFAFQAAHMNLYTYIEPYLRLSDLDDNISAVLLALGVAAIIGLWATGTIIDRHLTALGLTVLGLFCLAMGTLGLLAATSPAVIAAAIVWGFALGCAPTLYQTACARAAGPSIDVAQAVLVTLFNAGMASGSLIGGLALSATGSAHALPWISFAIFAVILVAMALTRAASLPSTSTNS, from the coding sequence ATGACCGCAACCACGCGCACCACGGACGAACGAAGCACACTTCCCCTGCCTGCGCTCATAGTCCTGTCCGTCATCGGGTTCACCACCATGCTGACCGAGACGATTCCCGCAGGTCTGCTCGGCGACGTCGGAGCGGCTCTCCAGACCTCGGACTCGGTCACCGGTCAACTCCTGACCTTGTACGCCGCAGCATCGATGCTCGCTGCGATACCCCTGACCACCCTCACTCGCTCCTGGCCCCGCAAACCACTCCTGATCGCCACCGTCATCGGAATCGCAGCCGCGAACGCCGTCACCGCGGCCTCGAGCGAATTCTATCTGACCGCCGCCGCCCGGATCCTCGGCGGCGTCTGCGCCGGCATCCAGTGGGCAATGATGGCCGGCTACGCCATGCGAATGGTCGACTCGACACTCAAAGGCCGGGCTCTGTCGGTCGCGATGGCAGGTATTCCGATAGCGCTGGCATTCGGAATACCGCTGGGCACCATCTTGGGATCGGCAGTCGGGTGGCGCGGCGTCTTCCTCGTACTCGTCATCACCGGAACCGTTGCCGGCGTACTCGCCACCTTGTGGCTACCGCGTTTCGATGGCGAAACCGGGACCGCGAAACTCTCGTTCAAAGCAGTGGTTCTCAGACCAGGTCTTGCGGTTATTGTGCTGTGTGCCTTCGCTTTTCAAGCCGCGCACATGAATCTCTACACCTACATCGAACCCTACCTCCGCCTCTCCGACCTCGACGACAACATCAGTGCCGTACTCCTGGCCCTCGGCGTCGCCGCCATCATCGGACTATGGGCAACAGGCACAATCATCGACCGCCACCTGACCGCGCTGGGACTGACAGTGCTCGGCCTGTTCTGCCTTGCCATGGGAACGCTGGGGCTTCTCGCCGCGACCTCGCCCGCGGTCATCGCCGCAGCTATCGTGTGGGGCTTCGCACTCGGCTGCGCGCCAACGCTGTACCAAACAGCATGTGCGCGAGCAGCAGGCCCATCGATCGACGTCGCACAAGCTGTCCTGGTGACACTGTTCAACGCTGGCATGGCGTCCGGCTCACTCATCGGAGGATTGGCACTGTCGGCCACCGGGTCAGCACATGCCCTACCGTGGATCAGCTTCGCCATCTTCGCAGTAATCTTGGTCGCTATGGCTCTCACACGGGCAGCGTCTCTCCCCTCGACCTCGACGAACTCATGA